AAAGCATCAAATCTGATTCCTATTAATCAATAATTGACAAAAACCCTGCGTGGGTTTCCTGCAATTTCCATGTACATGCAAAATTAAACCTTTACGTGATAGACAACGTGATGGAAGGTTGATCTTTCATCAACACAAAATCCatgaattgatgatgatgtaCTTGATGTTGATGGTGGTGGCACCGGCCGCGGTGGGTATGATCAATTAATGCACATAATAAGATTTCATTACAACAAATAAGTTTATTGTAGAATTGAACTGGTCCAATCAGTTCGATTGATCTatccaatttataaaaattaaaataaatattgaaaatgtgATTCAGTTAGTTTTTTGTTCGGGCCAATTAGTTCAGTGTCCCTCCTCAGACCGGTACCCCAACCAGTTCAAACAACTTTACTTTATGATAGtctcttttattaaaatttagtaaaattagttttatcctaagtggaataaaaaaaattagttaaaatattatctcattaaattgtttaatttttgcataaaatctactaatcatgtttaattaagtggGAATTATGTACATTTTTACACTTTATAATGActaatcaatattattaatattttagttttattttgaaaattttaaaaaatcaaatatgatcTAAGTTTCAAATGTTGTGTAGAAGTCAAATATAGAGGTGAGTGTTCGACAAATcgagtaaaatttttgaattagtctagttgatgaatcttattttatcattttaaattgatttaaaaattttgaattgagtcGAGTCAAGTCGAATAAattcaattcgaaaaaatttattcgaattaaattaaaaaaaattaaactgaaCTTATTGAAATCTTGTTGACAATTGActaaattctaagttaaagaacATATACCATATATCTATTTGAAAactcttttaaaacaaaataagaggTCGACTAAATCTTAGCTCCGTTGACATCAACGTTATTGCCAGTGCGTGAAGACATGGGGAGGGGTtatgaatagaaaaaaaaataagagagaaaaaaaagataattagtatgataaatttgatttgatactTCAGTTGTTTATGgcctcaaaattttcattttggagtttaaaaaattataattcacatttgatatattttaaagacctttaaataattgatatatattttcaattttttgaatataatttataaaattttgggaaaaaattattttgtaaatattttgatttttgaattttgttatttttgagaGGGATCAATTTTGCACACTATTGAAACTGTCAAGGATACAAGAAGTATTTACTTCAacttgttatttgaattatttgagttttataattcAACTCGATTTCGAActtgaaaaattgaattatttattttagtggaTCCAAAAGGTTGAAAAATTggattcgattaactcaaaatttaaaaaaaaaaatcgatttttctgaatcaaatgaaattttactCACTcctaatcaaatttgttataaGTGTATAATGATCCACtctataatatttgaaaatttggtaGACAATTGGGATTGTTATTGTCTTATAGAGAGGGTTGACTATTGTTGAGGGAAAACCAACTCTTTTATTGGGAAATTGTCTTGTGGGACGTTGACTCGAACCTCTAACAATAGTGATATTGTTCCCAAGGTGTCTATGCTTGATTTTAGCCCTGAGTTTTTGTCACCTTACTCCGAGGAGAGCCCAAAAGGGTATAAGTGGTAGTGTTCTTACCCATTAAGACCCTTTAAAGGTACGTGTTTGAACCCCACCAgggccaaaataaaaaaacatttccTTGGTGGACCTAGGTGCTCCCGCCAAAACTCCGTGAACCCCTATGGGCTCTCCTTGGAATAGAGAGACAAAAACTCGAGGTTAAAACCAAATATAGACACTCCAAGACCAATACCTCTATTGTTCGTGATACGAGTTAACGTTCCAAAAAATAACACTTCAAAGATTTCTTCCAATAAGGGAGTCAATTCCCCTCAACAactatatgttttttattgatAACTTATTTGGAGATACTCGAGGATCATTTTTACATTATTGAGAAAGAAAGTAATGGGTTTTACCATGTGATAGATTTTATACTTAATAAATACATGTTAGGTTAAATAATAAAGAGTTAGGTATCTCTTAATAAAGtcttaaacttgaattttgtgaataaaaaaacaataccaaAAGAATTTTGTCCTGATTTATAATCCGACCTGTCTAACTTCAAATTTATTCGACAGACTATATTTCATATACCTACCCCAAATGCTATGACCAAGGGTGGAGCAAGGGGTAGGTAAGGCCTGtcccctaaaataaaataaaaaattcaactttaatttttttataatttataaatttttaaattgataatagtaaaattacatattaaccctaaaaaataataataatttaatttaatttttaaaaattataaaaatataaacagttaaaataataaaattatatttttaatatcatcaaaatatacaacaaaaattctctctgcAATAGTTGACAGCCTTTTAAAGTGGTTTGAAGCATATGTTGCAACATTATGGACTGAGAACGATGGTCACCATTCACCAATCAACATGGAAACTTTATCATCACTCAGATTTTCTTACCATAGAAAGAGATTCTTAAGTCtcttagtcattaaattattaatgaatttacattttagtcaattaacttcaaaaggttacaaaatggtcattaaattatttaaaacttctCATTTGTgtcactgaactattcgaaaatttttatttacgtCACTAGACtactattttttaaagaaaagtctAGTTAGTTAACTCTGAGCGATGATTTGACTACCGGTACAGTGCATTAATATCCATCGACAAGTAAAAAGACATATATTAAATCCAATTCGATCTAACAATCAGTGTCAGAgatcgaaaaaaaattgaactgtagAAGAGAAGTGGAATAAGAGCTTTTAATTGGTGTAGACAATGCAAATAGAGAATGTAATATAATAGTGTTTTTAATaactcaatgacttaaatgaaaacttttgaataattcaataaccgttttgtaaccttttgaagttaagtgactagaatgcaaacttattaataatttagtgaccttaAATGTAGTTTACTCAATAATtatccttttttgtttttttggaaCACTCAATTTATCCATATTAGTCCTTATAAATATGGTAAGCGCTTACTATCGAAAATAGAAGCAAAAGATAGCAGAAAGAGTTGGGATAGGCCAAGAAAAAATTGTCCCTATTTCTTCATCAaggttgaagaagaagaagaagccatGGAAAAACAAAACAGGTCGGGAACTGCAGGAAAAGTTATAAGATGCAAAGGTTGTTTTGCATTTCTGCTCTTTTCTGTTACCTGGATTCTCTGTTTTTCTATTACCTTGCCTGTCTGAttcgttttttctttttcatgataTAAACAGCTGCGGTTTGCAGAAATCCAGGGGAACCACTTGTGATAGAGGAAATTATGGTTGACCCACCTAAAGCTTGGGAGATTAGGATAAAAATTCTCTGTACTTCTCTTTGTCATTCTGACGTTACCTTCTGGAAAATATCCATTGTAATTCCCTTgctaaattttatatcaaactTTCATCCTTCTTTATACAAAAAATTGAAGATTACAGTATTGGTTTCCTGTAGGGACCATTTGCACTTTTTCCCAGAATTTTTGGGCATGAAGCTGTTGGGTAATTCAACTATACCTTACACTGTTACACATGCTGTAGTTCAAGCCATTTTCAGACtgtaatttcttattttttggtGGGTTTCAAGTGTTGTTGAGAGTGTAGGGGAGCATGTGGAGGAATTTCAGGAAGGAGATATGGTGGTGCCTGTGTTTCGTCCGAATTGTAGAGAATGTAGGGACTGCAAGTCCCAAAAGGGAAATGGTTGTTCCATATTCGGTGACAAATTGGTCGCTGAAATGCCAAGGGATGGAACAAGTAGGTTCAAGGGGATGAATGGGGAGACTTTGCACCATTTCTTGTCTGTTTCCAGCTTCAGTGAGTACACAGTGGTTGATGTGGTCCATGTTGTGAAGATCTCATCGGAATTCCCAGCTGAGAAAGCTTGCCTCCTTAGCTGTGGAGTATCCACTGGTAAGTTAATGGTTCACCCACTTCCaaaccctttaaaatttatctatttctcCAGAGAAAAACTGGCCTGATTATGGAACAATTAGACAATGATACATAATGCGTCATATTTATCTCATACTACtgacatataaaaattaatttgtaattataaaaatagataaaaattttaaaagaataattaatttatttttaatttaatatataaaaaattaaaatagagaaataaaatgcaatctaaGTGGATCGTAACCTTTTTTCCCTTTGCTTTGGCCTGCTTCATGTTGGGCACTAGTCTGATGTTGATGTGGATGACAGGTATTGGAGCAGCATGGAAGGTGGCAGACATTGAAGAAGGCTCCACTGTCGCCATATTTGGCCTGGGAGCTGTTGGACTTGCGGTACTCCTTTTAATaatccatttttctttgatttatgTCAATGGATATCCTAAATCATTTGCAAATCCATTCATACATATCAGGTTGCAGAAGGGGCAAGGTTGCGTGGAGCTTCGAAGATCATAGGTGTAGATTTAAACCAGGAAAAGTTTGAGataggtaaataaaataattagtgttgtttttttataggagtataatttttaatgcatattttaGAATGGAAAAGGATGGTACGAAATAAAAACGTCACATCATTCTGTAttctttattaattatttaatgttattttaatatttttttcatgtcattgacaCGTTGTTTTAGTAGTTTTTTAAAATGAACCTTAAATCTTAGATTTTATATCTTGAACTCTAGACCTTAGACATTATACCCTGAAATTCCAGACCCTGATTCTTGTATAGTAAACTCTAGACTTTATGTATCTTAATTATGTAGATAAAGCATCAAAAAGTTTCTGCTCAAAGTATTATTGCTTTTCTATGATAGGGAAAAAGTTTGGAGTCAGTGAATTCATCAACCCCACAACATGTGGAGAGAAAAAAGTCAGTGAGGTGGGTTGCAAAATCCGAAAATATcgatataatttaattgattcatgtgattttttctaataaatttagatttgatACATATAAAAAATGTCACAGACAAGAATAATTAGCTAATCCAAATGCTGATTATTTCACATATAccaaacatatattaaattcaatgaaaagagtttaattatatagttattaaattgtttaatatatattttacaggTGATTAAGGAAATAACAGATGGGGGAGTTGACTACAGCTTTGAGTGCATTGGATTGGCTTCACTAATGGAAGAAGCTTTCAATAGTAGTAGAGTGGTAGGTATAGGTGAATTGTGAAGTGAGGCCTCTTAACTTTTTCTtattggtttaaataaaaaagctaATTTTCATGGTTGGTTTTTGGGGGAAATTTAACCAGAATTGGGGCAAGACAGTGATACTAGGAGTGGAGATGCATCACACACCATTACCTATCAACACTTATTTTCTTCTAAGAGGTAGAACTGTCACTGGGTGCTTTTTTGGAGGGCTTAAAGCCAAATCTGACATTCCCATCCTTGCTCAAAAATATCTACACAAGGTTTAATTTCATGCCCTTCTTTGCCTCGTAATTTCTTGATGtaagttgataaattaaatgctttttatgttatattattacATGCAGGAAATTAATCTGGATGGATTCATAACGCACGAAGTGAATTTTCAAGATATCAACAAAGCTTTTGATTTACTGCTAGAAGGAAAGAGTCTTCGTTGCATCATATGGATGGATtaattaattcttatttttttatcattttaaattttcatcaataaaagaaatattgatGTCAACATCATAAAATAACGATGGATAAGCTCATTGTTGACATCACAAATGTCATAGTCCAAATTTTGTTGTTGTCATCTCTTCtccaattatatatatgtactaaaataaaaaggaaatattgaTCATCACCATTTTTACTATAAGAAGCTGAATTGTATGTATACAAGAATAGAACTttgattaaaaaagtaaaatacatTTATGGTCACTATAAAATagggtttgttttattttggtccttctaattttttttaaaaaaatttaatcactctaattaaaatagttgtttaaattaatcacttgcattaaaattatttgttattgcTGACGTAACACATTAACCCAACCGACATTTCgaaatttttttgttgactTTTCCTTGAAGAAATCTCATCTTCTCTTCCAAACGTCTGTCACTTCCATGTCTTGCATTGCCCTTGCTGCATCGCTGCTCTCTGAAGTCTCTTTTTCCTGCCAGTCTCTTTCTTTTTATCCATTTACCCCTTCATCTATCATCTATTTTCTCCACCATTAAATCCCACCTCAACTTCCTTCAACAAAATTCTCCCATCTTTCCCATTAAACCCCTCATCTTCAATCTCCTCCACCCCTACATGTTTGGGATCGACCTGTATAAACAACGAAATAGAAAATGTAAAAGgacgaacacaaatattttatgtggaaaaccTTCAAAGAAGGAAAAACCATAGGCAAAGGAGGCATCGACTTATCATTAATGAAGTAAACAAAACAATagtacaatatggagaaaataaatctaaatgtaCTAAACATACATTATCCATGTTATAATTAAAGTCGATAATGATAGTAGAATGAtcgcaaagcaataagaaaagaaaactaagaacatacaaattttacatgaaaaaccTTTTCGGGAAAAATCAAGGGCAGAGAAGGAGAAAATTCACTAATATTGAAaatcgaatgatacaagaggactttcgactacatctatttaaaggttgaaaaaccctattctaatcaatgtcaaatagaaaaaatatagtTCTCTACGGATTCTACTTGTGTAGCATGGTCCTTTGCCCTTACAAATCCCCTTATTTTGccattgtattttatttctttaacaagcGATGGGATTCAAGTCACAAAACTCTAACAAtctaaaaccccaaaaatagACTCTAACCTGGGAATAAATTTCTCTCCATAGTTACCACCAAAACTCTATATGTGACTATATCTTGTAGCCCTCAAAGAAAAGCCCTAGTTGATTGGTGTATCAAAATAGGGGTACAATGGTCCCTTTAAATAGGCAtaaattagagttctaatcatactaaaatatctttGGAATAATCAGAGTTCGATTAGAAGAAGAAGTCCTACTTGGAGTTTAAAACGCGACTGCATAACTTGGAGAAATTGTCGTGACGTCCCATGCATGCTCGTCACAACGTCGCCTCCACGTTTGTTTGGGGTTTCATTATAGCGTTGCTTGTCTTCAAGTCACGATGTTGCCTTTGTTTTACCTCTTCTTCGGTAAATCGTCAAACGTCTTTCTAAGTGCCTGCAAAATGTTTGATAAATGCAAAACACATGTCACAAATCTCTAACTTGACTCGTGTTTATCACTCCTTCTTTTTCATGCCCCGTCATGGGTCTAACTCGAATTTTTTAGGTTACCAAACAAGCTTAAGCAGTGATCGAACTTGTAAACTGAAAGACTCTTAGTCTTCAAATCAAAGTTGTATAATGCACCAAGGGTTAGTAATACCCGAATAGGAGAGAAAATATATCCTTTCTCCAcctgactgtaaccctttgcgaCCAACCTTACCTCAAACATTTTGCAAACTATTTGAGTCTTAAATACCAAAAAAGAGGATGCGATTCTTCTTTAAATCAAGCACATGTCTGACATCTGACATGACTCCACCTTCAATTGGATTATATGTGGAGAACAATGAATCATCACCCTTGTCCTCAGTCGCATTAGCTACCTCCGTAATTATCCAAAATTTTCAGAAACTGAAATTTGTGATTCCGTCAAACTTCTCGATGTCGAATCTCATTGTTTCCATCCTGAACGATTCGATCTGCGGAGACTGAACAAGGCTTTGATACTAGTTTGTTAGGGATCGACCtgtataaacaataaaatagaaaagtagAGAAGATCAGACACAAATATTTACATAGAAAACtcctctaaagaggataaaaaccacaTGCAAAGGAGGCTTTGTCTTTTCACTAATTGAGTAAACAAACTAAGgtacaatatggagaaaataaacctaaatgtacTCAACATACAAACACAAACCCTGAAAAATAAGGCCCTAACTCGGGAAGAAAATTCTCTCTATAGTTACCACGAAAACTTTCACCAAAACTCATCTGCAACTACATCTTGTCGTCCCCAAAAGAAAAGCCTTGTAGTACTACATCTTTAATTGCCTTTCAATTGGCCTCGACAATGCATCAAATCAAGGTTACATTGGCCCTTTAGTAGGCTCAAAACTACGggaaaattcctaaaataaccCTGAAGTAATCATAGTTTGACTAGGAGAAGAAGTCCTActtggagaaaaaaaagaatgcgACTGTTTATGTGCAGAAGACGTCGCTTCATCGTGACGTCCCATGCATGCTCATCACGACGTCGCCACTTCCTTAATTTGGGAGTTCATCGCGTTGTCACAATGTCCATGCTTCCATTGTCGTGACGTCGCTCCTCGTCACGACGTCACATTTGCTTTGGCTCATTTTAGGTCAATCGTCGACCGTCTTCCTTtaccacaatttttttttgaattctcCATTTATTCACTTTAATGGCACAATTCACTAGCAATGCTTAGTTTTATTCCAATTaccataaataaaatcatttatcaTCTCATCCATAAATAAAATCCCAACTATGCGACCTTGTGTGGTGCAATCCACTGTGCGAACCATCCTCATTTGAACCGCTGAATAGTTGGTGACAAATACAAAGTGCTCTAGTTTGTGGATAATGCCACGTGTGACAAAATGATACCTACAAAATTGCTTCAATTTGTTGCATCTTATAATCGGTGATAACAAAAGTCACTTTTCAAAGTAATTGAAGTATGGATGAAGTAATGTTGTGAAGATCTCACCGAAATTCCCAATTGATAAAGCTTGCCTCCTTAGCTGCGGAATATCCACCGGTAAGAACCATATAACTCAATGTTCCCATCAAGGACCCTTTGCTTTTTGCCTGCTAGTCTGATATCTTAATGTGGATGATAGGGATTGGAACAGCATGGAAGGTGGCAGACATTGAAGAAGGAACCGTTGGACTTGCGGTACTCCAGATGATAATTCATCTTTCTTTGAATTATGTCAATGAAATATGCTAGATCATTTGCAAACCCATTCATGTATATCAGGTTGCAGAAGCGGCAAGGTTACGTGGAGCTTCAAAGATCATAGGTGTAGATTTGATTCAGGAAAAAATGGAGATAGGTAACACTACTATTTATCTTAATTATgttgataaaacattaaaatattttaccgAAAAATTTAGTCTGTATGAAACATAAAGATATTATGGAAAAAGTTTGGAGTTACCCATTTCATCAATCCCATGACATGTGGAGAGAAAAAATTCAGTGAGGTTAGTTCTTAAAtcccaaaatttcaatttaacatGATAGATTCATATAactttttttctatattttaatatttataatcagATGTGTCCAACAAGAACAAATTAGTTGGCAATGCTATTATATTCATATTAATAgtcaattgaatgaaaatttgtaTTATCCATCCAATTTTATGTTGATTGTTCTACGTACCAAACCCTTAAAAGGAATTATATCCTTATCTCCATCCGTTTTAACAGGAGAATGCCAAATTagatttttcttcttaaaaaattcaaatctaattaaaaggtaaaatccaatttgtcattctcctattaaaaacaatagaaatgagattgaattaaagTTTCATACCATTCTTTCTTAGccttgtattaaattgaatgaaaaagaaatgtggatatttaattatataattatataatatcatCTTCAATTCGAAAACGGTTAAAAGTGAAGGATCAAACtatccttttaaattaaaatattttaatattttaatatatatattctctattaaaatctttaattattaacttcttggaataatttaatgtaatttatttatacttaagTTAATCAATATGTTAAAATAGAGTTTACAAAACCTAATTTAtgttgaatttaacaaaatttaaatatataatttcttttagtttatttaaatttaaaattattgaactatctgaaattttaattaatatttattttatttataatattaaaatttacccTATCCACTGCAAACCAAGCTCCTCCTTTTCCTCCTGGAAAgagttattaatattaatattattaattttataatattaatttgatacatatttatttttttttgacacaatttttaaaactacttgTAATCCCTCCACACCCCATAAATAGGAAGATGATGCACGTCAAATCACatcctcctgcattgacaacaatgctcATGCCAATCAAGCTAAAACTCAATCTacaataatatcacatatatttgccatatatataatatatattttacagaTGATTAAGGAAATAACAGATGGGGGAGCTGACTATTGCTTTGAGCGCATTGGATTGGCTTCACTAATGGAAGATGCTTTCAATAGCAGTAGAGTGGTAGGTATACGTGAATTGTGAAAGTGgcctcttaatttttttaaaaattttcttattggtttaaataaaaaagctaATTTTCATGGTTGGTTTGTGGGGGAAATTTAACCAGAATTGGGGCAAGACAGTGATATTAGGATTGGAGATGCATCGCACACCATTGGCTATCAACACTAGTTTACTTCTAAGGGGCAGAACTGTGATTGGGTGTTTATTTGGAGGACTTAAACCCAAATCTGGCATTCCCTTCCTTGCTCAAAAATACCGACACAAGGTTTAATTTCATGCCCCTCTTTgccttgtaattttataaataatttgacaagttaaatttttgtatattataatgttatatgGAGGAGCTTAATCTTGATGGATTCAAAAATCAGGAAGTGGGTTTT
This genomic stretch from Gossypium raimondii isolate GPD5lz chromosome 6, ASM2569854v1, whole genome shotgun sequence harbors:
- the LOC105774009 gene encoding alcohol dehydrogenase-like 1; this translates as MEKQNRSGTAGKVIRCKAAVCRNPGEPLVIEEIMVDPPKAWEIRIKILCTSLCHSDVTFWKISIGPFALFPRIFGHEAVGVVESVGEHVEEFQEGDMVVPVFRPNCRECRDCKSQKGNGCSIFGDKLVAEMPRDGTSRFKGMNGETLHHFLSVSSFSEYTVVDVVHVVKISSEFPAEKACLLSCGVSTGIGAAWKVADIEEGSTVAIFGLGAVGLAVAEGARLRGASKIIGVDLNQEKFEIGKKFGVSEFINPTTCGEKKVSEVIKEITDGGVDYSFECIGLASLMEEAFNSSRVNWGKTVILGVEMHHTPLPINTYFLLRGRTVTGCFFGGLKAKSDIPILAQKYLHKEINLDGFITHEVNFQDINKAFDLLLEGKSLRCIIWMD
- the LOC105771659 gene encoding alcohol dehydrogenase-like 1, whose protein sequence is MHAHHDVATSLIWEFIALSQCPCFHCRDVAPRHDVTFALAHFSNVVKISPKFPIDKACLLSCGISTGIGTAWKVADIEEGTVGLAVAEAARLRGASKIIGVDLIQEKMEIGKKFGVTHFINPMTCGEKKFSEMIKEITDGGADYCFERIGLASLMEDAFNSSRVNWGKTVILGLEMHRTPLAINTSLLLRGRTVIGCLFGGLKPKSGIPFLAQKYRHKELNLDGFKNQEVGFGDINKALDSLLEGKSLRCIMRMD